Proteins from one Primulina huaijiensis isolate GDHJ02 chromosome 18, ASM1229523v2, whole genome shotgun sequence genomic window:
- the LOC140965194 gene encoding autophagy-related protein 16-like: MSQEEIAAEAIKHALKALKKRHLLEEGAHSPAFSALSRPILSQGSEWKEKAENLELEIHQCYKAQSRLSEQLAIELADNRTTKSLLQEKESLISDLQDEVSQSRDECSRLAALFEEKTKTLELLIDEHQDLKKLHEATTLRADNALVENKKLIDRWMLEKMKDAERLNEANEIYEDMLGLNGSSIQQIANQQVDGLVRASEEGAEHYVQSTIPTTCKQRIPAHEGGCASILFEYNSDKLFSGGQDKSIKIWDTSTGSLSRTLHGCLGSVLDVSITHDNKSIIAASSANNLYVWDISSGRVRHTLTGHVDKVCAVDVSRISNCNVVSAAYDRTIKVWDLQKGYCVNTLIFHSNCNTLCFSMDGRTICSGHVDGNLRLWDIQTGKLLSEIAAHSFAITSLSLSRNGNVILSSGRDNLHNLFDMRTLEICTTLRGNGNRVASNWSRSCISPDEGYVAAGSADGSVNIWSVANAKIVSTLKELKSPILCCSWSNLGKPLAVSDRSGNICIWN; encoded by the exons AT gTCGCAAGAAGAAATAGCTgcggaagcaataaaacatgctTTGAAAGCGCTGAAAAAGCGGCATTTACTCGAAGAAGGGGCTCATTCTCCGGCTTTCAGCGCTCTATCTCGCCCTATTCTTTCCCAG GGCTCAGAGTGGAAAGAGAAGGCTGAGAATCTCGAGTTGGAGATCCACCAGTGTTACAAAGCTCAATCTCGACTCTCAGAACAACTCGCAATTGAACTGGCTGACAACAGAACTACAAAATCCTTACTACAGGAGAAGGAATCCTTGATATCTGATTTGCAAGATGAGGTTAGTCAATCAAG GGATGAATGCTCTCGTTTAGCTGCTCTGTTTGAAGAAAAGACTAAGACTTTAGAACTGTTGATAGATGAGCACCAGGATCTTAAAAAACTGCATGAAGCAACCACTCTAAGAGCTGACAATGCTCTGGTGGAAAACAAGAAATTGATTGATCGTTGGATGTTGGAGAAAATGAAAGATGCTGAACGCCTGAATGAG GCTAATGAGATTTATGAAGACATGCTGGGGCTTAATGGTAGTAGCATACAACAAATTGCCAATCAGCAAGTGGATGGTTTAGTTCGCGCCAGTGAAGAAGGTGCTGAACATTATGTTCAGTCAACCATTCCCACTACATGCAAGCAAAGAATCCCAGCCCATGAAGGTGGATGTGCCTCAATATTATTCGAGTATAATTCCGATAAGTTGTTTAGTGGAGGGCAGGACAAATCTATTAAAATATGGGATACAAGTACAGGGTCTTTGAGTCGTACTCTTCATGGTTGCCTTGGTTCCGTTCTTGATGTTTCAATCACCCATGACAACAAATCTATCATTGCGGCTAGCAGCGCAAATAACTTGTATGTATGGGACATAAGCTCTGGTCGAGTAAGACATACTCTCACTGGCCATGTAGACAAAGTTTGTGCTGTGGATGTCAGCCGAATCTCTAACTGTAATGTTGTGAGTGCAGCTTATGACCGCACAATAAAAGTTTGGGATCTTCAGAAAGGCTACTGTGTCAATACCCTAATCTTTCACAGCAATTGCAATACTCTCTGCTTTAGCATGGATGGACGGACCATTTGTTCTGGTCATGTGGATGGAAATCTACGCCTTTGGGATATTCAGACCGGGAAACTTCTGAGTGAGATTGCTGCGCATTCTTTTGCAATTACATCTCTCTCATTATCAAGAAACGGAAATGTTATCTTGTCAAGTGGAAGAGACAACttgcataatttatttgatatgcGTACTCTCGAAATCTGTACAACATTGAGAGGGAACGGGAATAGAGTGGCATCTAATTGGAGCAGATCCTGTATCAGTCCTGATGAGGGCTACGTCGCTGCTGGATCTGCTGATGGATCTGTGAATATTTGGTCTGTAGCGAATGCGAAAATAGTTAGCACGCTTAAGGAGCTTAAGTCTCCCATATTATGCTGTTCATGGAGTAATCTTGGGAAACCTTTGGCCGTCTCCGACAGGAGTGGTAACATATGCATATGGAATTGA
- the LOC140964995 gene encoding putative late blight resistance protein homolog R1A-3, which yields MAHTAVLSLVNTLEQILRSDRFPIFHAKQEIISLYRKSRFLQALLEDSPRRTIQDGLNFLEIRARDVAYQVEDTVESHVFTEILPDDPDSFSSPLDSYPEDHSSGANYDYLQEAINEIDSIVEELQKGRCGLKQLLPRNLLPAGKPRPANISRKKLVGLENEVLELRDRLMGEDSRLCAIPIVGMGGIGKTILARNLFDDLLIKHHFDVRAWVTISEEYHASEVLQSLLKYIGVATDKKRDKSREMLRQSLFQSLKGRRYLIFLDDMWSTKVWDDLKIIFPDDDNGSRIMFTTRLLDVAVYATDSSSPPHQMHFLNHRKSWDLFCQEVFVDKLCPPELEQVGKEIVKNCRGLPLLIAVVGGLVAKANGERGYWEYVAENVNSVAAESDEHCSEILWLSYNHLPNHLKPCFLYFGVFPEDHNISVSKLVKLWVAEGFLKPVPPKRLEEVAEEYLKDLLERNLVFVGRKQPNGTAKTCYVHDLLRELCLKEAQNEKFLHTMNRNANFSDESWSGHRRLSIHLDILKDEDFTDDTNGAIESMLLARSLLLTGRLHSTSPFYKSFGLLRVLDLPGTEFSEFPFEFLYLLNLRYLAFGFQSYPILPSLSILWNLQTLIVTDGQNLLNKEMFPYYKSYCEVELPSEILQMPQLRHVQMTECFLPNPIEGDNTVVLKNMETLASVSDFKCTGEVLRKFPNLKTLEIYYYAFNIGDWSDYHLKNLVHLSKLENLKCIFNWPPNETLLPNLAFPVSLKSLTLSGSALFSKDMRIIGLLPNLEVLKLKEHAFAGDFWESVDGEFCQLKYLHINRAGLLSWRAETSHFPCLEHLKINQCFYLQEIPSGIGEISTLQMIEIDDCSPSAVTSVKQILEEQRDLGNYVLKVHVRRS from the coding sequence atGGCTCATACGGCCGTTCTTTCCCTTGTGAACACACTCGAGCAGATTTTGCGCTCCGATCGCTTTCCCATTTTTCATGCGAAACAAGAAATCATCTCTTTGTATAGAAAATCTCGATTCTTGCAAGCATTGCTCGAAGATTCTCCTCGAAGAACCATCCAAGATGGACTGAATTTCTTGGAGATTAGAGCCAGGGATGTCGCGTATCAAGTGGAAGATACCGTTGAATCCCACGTTTTCACTGAAATTCTTCCCGATGATCCTGATAGTTTCTCCTCTCCTTTGGATTCTTACCCTGAGGACCATTCTTCTGGCGCAAACTATGACTATTTACAGGAAGCAATAAACGAGATTGACTCCATCGTGGAAGAGTTGCAGAAGGGCAGATGCGGCCTAAAGCAGCTGCTGCCGAGGAATTTATTGCCCGCCGGCAAGCCCAGACCTGCTAATATTAGTAGGAAGAAGCTGGTGGGACTTGAGAATGAAGTTCTGGAGCTAAGGGATCGGCTGATGGGGGAGGATTCTAGATTGTGTGCCATCCCGATTGTTGGGATGGGTGGTATTGGTAAGACGATTCTCGCTAGAAACTTGTTTGATGATTTGCTTATCAAACATCACTTTGATGTTCGTGCTTGGGTTACTATATCCGAAGAGTATCATGCTAGTGAAGTACTTCAAtctcttttaaaatatattggaGTTGCCACTGATAAGAAACGAGACAAGAGTAGGGAAATGTTAAGGCAATCTCTGTTCCAAAGTTTGAAGGGTCGGAGGTACTTGATCTTTTTGGATGATATGTGGAGTACCAAAGTATGGGATGATTTGAAGATAATATTTCCAGACGATGATAATGGGAGTCGAATCATGTTCACTACGAGGCTATTGGATGTGGCTGTTTATGCCACCGATTCTTCTAGCCCCCCTCATCAAATGCATTTTCTTAATCACAGGAAAAGTTGGGATCTTTTCTGTCAAGAAGTGTTTGTTGACAAACTTTGTCCTCCCGAATTGGAGCAGGTCGGGAAGGAGATTGTGAAAAATTGCAGAGGACTTCCACTCTTAATTGCCGTAGTTGGCGGACTCGTCGCAAAAGCAAATGGTGAACGGGGATACTGGGAATATGTGGCTGAAAATGTGAATTCTGTTGCTGCCGAAAGTGATGAGCATTGTTCAGAGATACTATGGTTGAGTTATAACCATTTGCCTAACCATTTGAAACCATGTTTCCTCTATTTTGGTGTTTTTCCAGAAGATCATAATATCTCTGTCTCTAAACTTGTCAAATTATGGGTTGCCGAGGGATTTCTCAAGCCTGTTCCGCCAAAAAGATTGGAGGAGGTGGCCGAAGAATACCTGAAGGACCTGTTAGAAAGAAACCTTGTTTTTGTTGGTCGAAAGCAGCCTAATGGGACAGCAAAAACATGCTATGTTCACGATCTTTTAAGGGAATTATGCCTTAAAGAAGCTCAAAATGAAAAGTTTCTCCACACCATGAACAGGAATGCTAACTTCTCTGATGAAAGCTGGAGCGGTCATCGACGCCTGAGCATACATCTGGATATTTTGAAAGATGAAGATTTTACTGATGACACAAACGGGGCGATCGAATCCATGCTACTCGCACGATCTTTATTGCTGACAGGTCGTCTCCACTCCACATCTcctttttataaaagttttggATTACTGAGGGTACTTGATCTTCCCGGAACTGAATTCTCTGAGTTCCCATTTGAATTTCTGTATCTACTGAACTTGAGATACCTCGCTTTCGGGTTCCAAAGTTATCCAATTCTCCCTTCCTTGTCCATACTCTGGAATCTTCAAACCTTGATTGTGACGGATGGCCAAAATCTGTTGAATAAAGAGATGTTTCCCTACTATAAATCATATTGTGAAGTAGAGCTACCATCAGAAATTTTGCAGATGCCACAATTACGACATGTACAGATGACCGAATGTTTTCTGCCGAATCCGATTGAGGGAGACAACACTGTTGTTTTGAAAAACATGGAAACACTTGCATCCGTATCAGATTTCAAATGTACAGGAGAGGTCCTCAGaaaatttccaaatttaaaGACGTTGGAAATTTATTATTACGCCTTTAACATTGGGGACTGGTCAGATTACCACCTCAAGAATCTTGTTCATCTGTCAAAACTCGAAAACCTGAAATGTATCTTTAACTGGCCACCAAACGAAACCTTGTTGCCAAACCTGGCTTTCCCAGTGAGCCTTAAAAGTTTAACTTTAAGTGGCAGCGCTCTTTTTAGCAAAGATATGAGGATTATTGGTTTGTTGCCTAATCTTGAAGTGCTCAAACTGAAAGAGCATGCCTTTGCTGGGGACTTCTGGGAATCAGTTGATGGAGAATTCTGCCAACTCAAGTACTTGCATATAAATAGAGCTGGACTGTTGAGTTGGAGAGCTGAAACCTCGCACTTTCCATGCCTCGAGCACCTGAAAATAAACCAATGCTTTTATTTACAGGAGATCCCTTCTGGTATCGGCGAAATATCAACACTACAGATGATTGAGATTGATGATTGCAGCCCTTCTGCAGTCACTTCAGTAAAGCAGATTCTAGAAGAGCAAAGAGACCTGGGAAATTATGTCCTTAAAGTTCATGTCAGACGGAGTTAG
- the LOC140964996 gene encoding ammonium transporter 2 member 3-like: MDSNTSLPGGLIPDEANPPWMNKGDNGWELTAATLVGLQSVPGLIILYGSMVKKKWAVNSAFMALYAFAAVLICWVSWAYRMSFGSHMLPILGKPGQAMTDTYVLEHESGTFLPTADDVFYQFAFAAITVILLAGSLVGRMNFYAWMLFVPLWITLSYTVGAYTIWGSGFLRDYIIDYAGGYVVHLSSGVAGFTAAYWVGPRHSHDRQHFPPNNIINMLGGAGFLWMGWTGFNGGSPLAANRITSLAVLNTHVCTATSLLVWLSLDMVVYFKSSVIGAVQGMITGLVCITPGAGIVDTWAAVLMGILSGSVPWYTMMVLHKKSSFFQEVDDTLGVFHTHAVAGLLGGLLSGLFAHPDLLHMFYPPPRTPRPGFIYGLIDGDLRGGLHQMGYQILGALFISAWNVVLTSLICILINRIIPLRMDEDDLEIGDDAAHGEEAYALWGDGVREPPPLRFRMTPRMPAFCRRHGSRQ; encoded by the exons ATGGATTCAAACACTAGCCTTCCAGGGGGACTGATTCCAGATGAAGCTAACCCGCCATGGATGAACAAAGGAGACAACGGATGGGAGCTAACTGCTGCTACCTTGGTTGGCCTACAAAGTGTTCCAG GTCTGATTATACTCTATGGCAGCATGGTCAAGAAAAAATGGGCCGTAAACTCGGCCTTCATGGCTCTCTATGCATTCGCAGCTGTGCTCATCTGTTGGGTATCATGGGCTTATAGAATGTCCTTCGGATCACATATGTTGCCCATATTAGGAAAGCCTGGTCAGGCCATGACTGATACCTATGTTTTGGAACACGAATCTGGAACATTTCTCCCGACTGCAGATGATGTATTCTATCAGTTTGCATTTGCCGCCATCACTGTTATATTGCTGGCCGGCTCATTGGTGGGAAGGATGAACTTTTACGCGTGGATGTTGTTCGTTCCGCTCTGGATTACGTTGTCTTACACGGTAGGTGCATACACCATATGGGGCTCGGGGTTCTTGAGAGACTACATTATTGACTATGCAGGGGGCTATGTTGTCCATTTGTCTTCAGGGGTTGCTGGTTTCACTGCTGCTTATTGG GTTGGACCAAGGCATTCCCATGACAGACAACATTTTCCACCAAACAACATAATAAATATGTTGGGTGGCGCAGGTTTCCTATGGATGGGTTGGACCGGATTCAATGGTGGCTCACCACTTGCGGCTAACAGGATCACGTCGCTTGCTGTGTTGAATACGCACGTGTGCACCGCCACGAGCCTCCTCGTGTGGCTTTCACTCGACATGGTGGTCTACTTCAAGAGCTCTGTCATTGGTGCTGTCCAGGGAATGATCACTGGCCTCGTTTGTATTACTCCTGGTGCAG GCATTGTGGATACATGGGCCGCAGTACTAATGGGTATACTTTCGGGCTCAGTGCCATGGTACACCATGATGGTCTTGCACAAGAAATCATCCTTTTTCCAAGAAGTCGACGACACCTTGGGAGTATTCCACACCCACGCAGTTGCGGGCCTACTGGGCGGGCTCCTCTCGGGCCTCTTCGCTCATCCCGACCTCCTCCACATGTTCTATCCGCCACCAAGGACTCCTAGACCTGGCTTCATCTACGGTCTAATCGATGGCGACTTAAGGGGCGGACTTCACCAGATGGGCTACCAAATCTTGGGAGCCCTTTTTATATCTGCATGGAATGTTGTATTAACTAGCTTGATATGCATCTTGATAAATAGAATAATCCCGCTTAGAATGGACGAAGATGACCTTGAGATAGGGGATGATGCGGCACACGGTGAGGAAGCGTATGCGTTGTGGGGCGATGGAGTAAGGGAACCTCCACCTCTACGTTTTAGAATGACGCCTAGGATGCCTGCCTTTTGTAGGCGTCACGGGAGCCGACAATGA
- the LOC140964092 gene encoding BTB/POZ and TAZ domain-containing protein 1-like, with the protein MVRAEASRILTVVGAEDMPEPDVRVITSDGLLIFAHSKVLAAASPVLENVIERPRKGRSNCSNITILGVPFDAVSAFIKFLYSSKCSEDQMDKYGIPLLALSHVYLVPQLKQMCTKDLADRMSIEDVVDVLQLARLCDAPDLYVKCMKLLSNNFKMVKAGDGWKFLQKHDPLLELEILQFIDESETRKQRMRRHREDKDLYIQLSEAMECLEHICSEGCTTVGPIDMDPSPHKGPCAKFTTCHGVQLLIKHFGTCAKRVNGGCFRCKRMWQLFRLHSSICDQPNGCRVPLCRQFKFKAEQDGSDARWRLLVRKVVSAKVTLSLSTLHAKKEKEPRRTIGDQGFRPWFQKT; encoded by the exons ATGGTTCGAGCAGAAGCGAGTAGAATCCTGACCGTCGTTGGCGCCGAAGACATGCCGGAACCCGACGTCCGTGTCATCACTTCCGACGGGTTACTCATCTTCGCTCACTCAAAAGTCCTG GCTGCAGCGTCGCCCGTGCTGGAGAACGTAATAGAAAGGCCGCGAAAGGGCCGGAGCAACTGCAGCAATATTACCATATTGGGCGTCCCATTCGACGCCGTCTCCGCCTTCATCAAGTTTCTTTACTCTTCCAA GTGTAGTGAGGATCAAATGGATAAGTATGGGATTCCTCTTCTTGCATTGTCGCATGTTTACTTGGTGCCGCAGCTGAAGCAGATGTGTACGAAGGATTTGGCTGACCGGATGTCGATTGAGGACGTGGTGGATGTACTTCAGCTCGCAAGACTATGCGACGCCCCGGATCTTTACGTCAAGTGCATGAAGTTGTTGTCAAATAATTTCAAGATGGTCAAGGCCGGTGACGGATGGAAGTTTTTGCAGAAACATGATCCCCTTCTTGAACTCGAGATCTTACAATTCATCGATGAGTCTGAAACG AGGAAACAGAGGATGAGAAGGCATAGAGAGGATAAGGATTTGTATATACAGCTCAGTGAAGCAATGGAATGTCTTGAACATATATGCTCGGAAGGTTGCACCACTGTTGGGCCGATCGATATGGACCCGAGCCCGCACAAAGGTCCGTGCGCCAAATTCACGACATGTCATGGCGTTCAGCTTCTGATCAAGCATTTTGGTACTTGTGCGAAAAGGGTTAACGGAGGATGCTTTCGTTGCAAGCGAATGTGGCAGCTCTTTCGATTGCACTCCTCCATTTGTGACCAACCTAATGGATGCAGAGTTCCTCTATGCAG GCAATTCAAGTTCAAAGCAGAACAAGATGGAAGTGATGCCCGGTGGAGATTGCTCGTGAGGAAGGTGGTGTCCGCGAAAGTTACGTTGTCTTTATCGACTTTGCATGCGAAGAAAGAAAAGGAGCCAAGAAGGACAATAGGGGATCAAGGCTTCAGACCTTGGTTCCAAAAAActtga
- the LOC140964761 gene encoding probable pectate lyase 5: MASAFSSVTFPFLLLFFCTLLPSLIASSPAVQDPELVVQEVHRRLNDSRRKLGFLSCNTGNPIDDCWSCDSNWEQNRQKLADCAIGFGKNAIGGRDGKIYVVTDSSDDDVVNPKPGTLRYAVIQEEPLWIIFARDMVIKLKEELIMNSFKTIDGRGASVHIADGPCITIQYVTNIIIHGINIHDCKQGGNAMVRSSTTHYGWRTISDGDGVSIFGGSHVWVDHCSLSNCKDGLIDAIHGSTAITLSNNYLTHHDKVMLMGHSDSYTEDKNMQVTIAFNHFGEGLVQRMPRCRHGYFHVVNNDYTHWEMYAIGGSAAPTINSQGNRFLAPDDRFNKEVTKHEDAPESEWKNWNWRTEGDLMLNGAFFTTSGAGASSNYAKASSLGARPSSMISSITGRAGALSCRKGSRCS; encoded by the exons ATGGCATCGGCTTTCTCTTCTGTCACATTCCCATTTCTTCTGCTCTTCTTCTGCACGCTTCTTCCGTCTCTCATTGCCTCCTCTCCGGCTGTGCAAGACCCTGAATTAGTGGTCCAGGAAGTACACAG GAGGTTGAATGATTCTAGAAGGAAACTGGGATTCTTGTCATGCAACACGGGTAATCCCATAGACGACTGCTGGAGTTGTGACTCCAATTGGGAGCAGAACCGTCAGAAACTAGCGGACTGCGCCATCGGATTCGGTAAGAACGCCATTGGCGGAAGAGACGGCAAGATTTACGTCGTGACGGACTCGAGCGACGACGACGTGGTCAATCCGAAGCCCGGGACACTCCGCTACGCGGTCATTCAAGAAGAGCCGTTGTGGATCATATTCGCCCGGGACATGGTTATCAAATTGAAGGAGGAACTGATAATGAACTCGTTTAAGACCATTGATGGCAGGGGTGCAAGTGTTCACATTGCTGATGGACCTTGCATCACTATACAATACGTGACGAATATTATTATTCACGGGATCAATATACACGACTGTAAGCAAGGTGGGAATGCTATGGTGAGGTCCTCCACCACGCACTACGGGTGGAGGACCATATCGGACGGTGATGGCGTGTCGATCTTCGGCGGGAGCCACGTGTGGGTTGACCATTGCTCGTTGTCAAATTGCAAAGACGGGCTGATCGACGCCATACACGGGTCGACCGCGATTACCCTTTCGAATAATTACTTGACTCATCATGACAAGGTCATGCTTATGGGGCATAGTGATTCCTACACTGAAGACAAGAATATGCAAGTTACTATTGCCTTTAACCACTTTGGGGAAGGACTTGTTCAAAGAATGCCAAG ATGTAGACATGGTTATTTCCATGTGGTGAACAATGACTACACCCATTGGGAGATGTATGCAATTGGAGGTAGTGCGGCGCCTACCATCAATAGCCAGGGCAATAGATTTCTAGCCCCTGATGACAGATTCAACAAGGAG GTGACCAAGCATGAGGATGCACCGGAGAGCGAGTGGAAGAATTGGAATTGGAGGACAGAAGGAGACTTGATGTTGAACGGGGCATTCTTTACGACGTCGGGTGCCGGAGCATCCTCGAACTATGCCAAGGCCTCGAGTTTAGGTGCTAGGCCTTCTTCCATGATAAGCTCCATCACTGGCCGTGCCGGCGCCCTGAGCTGTAGAAAGGGATCGCGGTGTAGTTAA